In the genome of Grus americana isolate bGruAme1 chromosome 16, bGruAme1.mat, whole genome shotgun sequence, one region contains:
- the IQCD gene encoding dynein regulatory complex protein 10 → MATGDPAALQIPSQDMKQRNKPLVKGMATPERATIASGAMKILDPRRLKPDSIEMERIITVLDDTIAKLEMSSLIPHIIDSLDRFADMLGPAITNSLIEHQKLSNEMGNLLSSSEEGDTMRSEEQQGRFCLLEQRLKCSVRNVLRPLLANPSLCQALKYEAWARDSPAEEFIKAFGEFRNFMLERLVTSPAEEEEKIQFMADISLQIKKNTEAITALQAELAAAIRTREEEIHKKDNVIKDLRNNIQDLTKDCKAGIQQMKQQGEKKRKEELQASQARCARLQQDIQQLGAQLNALVLEHRASELALRKRKCRAEMEIGNWIQKYDTDMGEKQAEYEEVQAAYAQEKAQLSLLTEKHAVLLQEYSQIEEERRIRREKEEQALKELATMNLAATRIQAFWRGYLVRSLFKSKRKKKKGKGKKAKK, encoded by the exons ATGGCGACAGGGGATCCAGCTGCGCTCCAGATACCATCTCAGGACATGAAGCAAAGAAACAAGCCCCTGGTAAAGGGCATGGCAACTCCAGAGAGGGCAACGATCGCATCAGGTGCCATGAAGATCTTAGATCCACGTCGGTTAAAACCTGATAGCATTGAGATGGAAAGAATCATAACTGTCTTGGATGACACGATTGCCAAGCTGGAGATGAGCAGCTTGATCCCACATATTATCGACTCTCTGGACAGGTTTGCTGATATGCTGGGACCTGCGATCACAAACAGCCTGATCGAGCACCAAAAACTTTCAAATGAAATGGGGAACCTGCTCTCCAGCTCTGAAGAAGGGGACACCATGAGATCTGAGGAACAGCAGGGCCGTTTCTGCTTACTAGAGCAACGTCTGAAATGCTCTGTTAGAAATGTCCTGAGACCCTTGCTGGCCAACCCTTCGCTTTGCCAGGCTCTGAAATACGAAGCCTGGGCGAGAGACTCACCAGCTGAAGAGTTTATCAAAGCCTTTGGGGAGTTCAGGAATTTCATGCTCGAGAGACTTGTGACTAGtcctgcagaagaggaagaaaagattcaGTTCATGGCAGACATCTCCCTCCAGattaagaaaaacactgaagcaaTCACAGCTTTACAGGCAGAACTGGCAGCAGCAATCCGGACCCGAGAGGAGGAG ATTCACAAGAAGGACAATGTGATCAAAGACCTCAGAAACAACATACAAGATCTGACCAAAGACTGCAAGGCTGGCATCCAGCAGATGAagcaacaaggagaaaaaaagcgAAAAGAGGAGCTGCAAGCCTCCCAGGCCAGGTGTGCCAGGCTACAGCAGGACATTCAGCAGCTAGGAGCTCAACTCAATGCACTTGTACTGGAGCATCGAGCATCAGAGCTGGCTCTCAGAAAG AGGAAGTGCAGGGCAGAGATGGAAATTGGGAACTGGATCCAGAAATATGACACAGATATGGGAGAAAAACAG GCTGAGTATGAGGAGGTTCAGGCTGCCTATGCCCAGGAGAAGGCCCAGCTGTCCCTGCTGACAGAGAAGCACGCTGTGCTTCTCCAGGAGTATTCCCAGATTGAGGAGGAGCGCAGGATACGTcgggagaaggaggagcaggctttgaaggagttGGCCACCATGAACCTTGCTGCCACCCGCATCCAGGCCTTCTGGAGAGGCTACTTGGTCCGGTCCCTCTTCAAgtcaaaaaggaagaagaagaagggcaAGGGCAAGAAGGCcaagaaataa